From the Chloroflexus aurantiacus J-10-fl genome, one window contains:
- a CDS encoding histidine kinase N-terminal 7TM domain-containing protein: MPPVAIDISIYIGLLWFVCLITVGVSIYLWPRRDRPGGREFLAMLAAIVVWAGADALELMASTLESKIFWRTVQQLGTTLLPPIWLLFGFAYLDFQPWSRSRARWLIFVVPLITITIVLTNQWHFLFFHEFLLSDTTPANLEVIPGRWYWFHIGYSYLCLTTGLALIAGAFWQASPLFRRQMLWLGMGFIFPFLSNWTYLSQVTHLGVDITPISFLFSAPFILLGLYRHKFLNLAPVARNRLIEAMSDAMIVLDEGGRIVDANPAAERLFRVKQYTNKPLVEVLNWPALLKATQTTEALRIELNCPYHPDRFFDITISPIDDRTGKPGGRLLVFREITERKKVEQQLQEALRRFTDMIEQTPLVAIQRFDQHGIILEWNRVCEQFYGYTAAEACGRRLQDLILTGDEVAEFEHLIQQIWRSGQAPPPRTWQIQARNGDIRWVYSAMFPLFFQGNVSDIVCMDVDITNIRQAEESLRRQRDQLAALHRLTLDWFNRREMDDLLQAITDSAYKLLNVSYTELLLVEDDQTLVIRACTPPLPEHVSRQKTVSTAPLSWRAFHTRQPAIILNYTDWPEHAIDYEPFHFGPAMTIPIIVKDACLGVLGLARNQQGTPFTPDEIQHAMLLTQLAALVLDNANLYAAAQREIAERKQAEREQARLQTQLLQAQKMEAIGQLAGGIAHDFNNILTVITGNVELAMLEIAPDHPIYPELESVRQSTARASELVRQLLTFARRQPGQPKPINVNHQINDIMNMLKRIIGEHIHLRLELCEPIDSINIDPHQFEQVLMNLVVNARDAMPNGGELTIRTSMQYVEAGNIPAFSQAKAGKYVLLSVCDTGIGIDETIRGHIFEPYFTTKPMGKGSGLGLAICSGIVTQHGGFFTVDSQPGAGSCFTVALPAMPAGTMTPAPDTLSTPTPLVERFGNETILLVEDEPGVRQMAARLLREQGYTVLEATHAQEAMALAQQHGDELHLLITDVVLPHTDGITLAYELQASFPQLRVILMSGYLQRVMANGSEPPYPVLNKPFTRHQLFALIRQTISQAR, from the coding sequence ATGCCGCCAGTTGCCATCGACATCTCCATATACATCGGCCTGCTCTGGTTTGTTTGTCTGATTACCGTAGGCGTCTCCATCTATCTCTGGCCACGCCGCGACAGACCGGGGGGGAGAGAGTTTCTCGCCATGCTGGCGGCAATTGTCGTGTGGGCCGGTGCTGATGCGTTGGAATTGATGGCATCTACGCTGGAGAGCAAAATCTTCTGGCGCACTGTTCAGCAATTAGGAACAACCCTTCTACCACCTATCTGGTTGCTCTTCGGTTTTGCTTACCTCGATTTTCAGCCGTGGAGTCGCTCGCGCGCACGCTGGCTGATCTTCGTTGTACCGCTGATAACTATTACCATTGTTCTGACGAACCAGTGGCACTTCCTCTTTTTTCACGAATTTCTGCTGAGTGACACAACGCCGGCTAATCTCGAAGTGATCCCTGGCCGGTGGTACTGGTTTCACATCGGCTATTCATACCTCTGTCTCACTACCGGTCTGGCGCTGATCGCCGGTGCATTCTGGCAGGCTTCGCCCCTTTTCCGTCGCCAGATGCTTTGGCTGGGGATGGGTTTTATCTTTCCATTTCTCTCAAACTGGACATATCTCAGTCAGGTTACACATCTCGGTGTTGATATAACACCGATTTCTTTCCTCTTCTCAGCTCCGTTCATTCTGCTAGGTTTGTATCGGCATAAATTCCTGAATCTGGCCCCAGTTGCCAGAAACCGGCTCATCGAGGCAATGTCAGATGCGATGATCGTTCTCGATGAGGGGGGGCGTATCGTCGATGCCAACCCGGCAGCCGAACGCCTTTTCAGAGTCAAACAGTACACAAATAAGCCACTGGTAGAGGTACTGAACTGGCCGGCATTGTTGAAAGCCACGCAGACAACTGAGGCGCTGCGGATCGAACTCAATTGCCCATACCATCCTGATCGGTTTTTTGATATTACGATTAGTCCAATTGATGACAGGACTGGTAAACCTGGCGGTCGCCTGCTGGTCTTTCGCGAAATTACCGAGCGCAAGAAGGTTGAACAACAACTGCAAGAGGCGTTACGCCGCTTTACCGACATGATCGAACAGACGCCGCTGGTGGCTATTCAGCGTTTCGATCAGCACGGAATCATTCTGGAATGGAACCGGGTGTGCGAGCAATTTTACGGGTACACGGCTGCCGAAGCATGTGGCCGCCGCTTGCAAGATCTGATCTTGACAGGAGATGAGGTCGCCGAATTCGAACATCTCATTCAACAGATCTGGCGAAGCGGCCAGGCACCACCACCGCGCACATGGCAGATTCAGGCCAGGAATGGTGATATACGCTGGGTCTACTCAGCCATGTTCCCCTTGTTCTTTCAGGGTAACGTCAGCGATATTGTGTGCATGGATGTCGATATTACCAATATTCGCCAGGCCGAAGAGAGTCTGCGCCGACAACGCGACCAACTGGCAGCCCTGCACCGTCTCACACTCGATTGGTTTAATCGGCGAGAGATGGATGATCTGTTGCAGGCCATTACCGATAGCGCTTACAAGTTGCTCAATGTCAGTTACACAGAATTACTCCTGGTGGAGGATGATCAAACACTGGTCATTCGTGCCTGTACACCACCTTTACCGGAACACGTATCGCGGCAAAAAACGGTATCTACAGCACCGCTGTCCTGGCGCGCATTTCACACACGACAACCGGCTATCATTCTGAATTATACGGATTGGCCCGAACACGCTATTGACTATGAGCCATTCCATTTTGGGCCGGCGATGACCATTCCGATCATCGTCAAAGATGCCTGCCTGGGTGTGCTTGGCCTGGCGCGAAATCAACAGGGTACCCCCTTCACGCCTGACGAAATTCAGCATGCCATGCTGCTCACCCAACTGGCTGCGCTTGTGCTCGACAATGCCAATCTCTATGCTGCGGCGCAACGCGAGATTGCCGAACGAAAACAGGCCGAACGTGAACAGGCCCGGCTTCAGACTCAACTGTTGCAGGCGCAAAAAATGGAAGCTATCGGTCAGCTAGCCGGTGGGATTGCGCACGACTTCAATAATATCCTCACGGTGATTACCGGTAATGTCGAGCTGGCGATGCTGGAGATTGCACCAGATCATCCGATCTATCCTGAACTCGAATCGGTCCGGCAGAGTACGGCCCGTGCCAGCGAGCTGGTGCGTCAGTTGTTGACGTTTGCTCGCCGCCAGCCCGGACAGCCAAAGCCGATCAATGTCAACCACCAGATTAACGATATTATGAATATGCTGAAGCGAATCATTGGTGAACACATTCATTTACGATTAGAACTGTGTGAACCGATTGATTCTATCAATATCGATCCACATCAATTTGAACAGGTATTAATGAATCTGGTGGTTAATGCACGAGATGCTATGCCCAATGGTGGCGAATTAACCATTCGTACCTCGATGCAGTATGTCGAGGCCGGTAACATTCCGGCATTTAGTCAGGCAAAAGCCGGCAAATATGTGTTACTTTCAGTGTGTGATACCGGTATCGGGATTGATGAAACAATCCGTGGTCATATTTTTGAACCCTACTTTACGACCAAGCCAATGGGCAAGGGCAGCGGGTTAGGATTGGCGATTTGCAGCGGCATCGTGACCCAACACGGCGGCTTTTTTACCGTCGATAGCCAGCCCGGTGCCGGCAGTTGTTTCACCGTTGCCCTACCGGCAATGCCTGCCGGAACGATGACGCCTGCACCAGATACGCTGTCCACGCCGACTCCACTCGTCGAGCGGTTTGGGAACGAGACAATCCTGTTGGTTGAGGATGAACCCGGTGTACGCCAGATGGCTGCCCGCTTGCTTCGCGAACAGGGCTACACGGTGCTGGAAGCAACGCACGCGCAAGAAGCAATGGCGCTTGCCCAACAGCACGGTGATGAATTACACCTTTTGATAACAGATGTGGTATTACCACATACTGATGGAATCACGCTGGCCTATGAGTTGCAGGCTTCATTCCCCCAGTTACGGGTTATTTTGATGTCAGGATATCTGCAACGAGTGATGGCCAATGGCAGTGAACCACCATATCCGGTCTTGAATAAACCCTTTACCCGGCATCAGCTTTTTGCGCTGATCCGACAGACAATCAGTCAAGCACGCTGA
- a CDS encoding OsmC family protein: MAPIWSLREFLARKREALSAFRSRLRDQPPSPVTLRAAVTVAAGTGLRPVRVRDHTVISDSGPALGGYDLGPNAPELLLAAMASCIAHSALAIAADRELAIDDLQVEVSGQIDYRGALSVSADAPVAPTGLHYTLKYRGEVTDAEMTALQADLERLCPVLLAVLQPQPLSGQVQRLEA; the protein is encoded by the coding sequence ATGGCTCCAATTTGGAGTTTGCGAGAGTTTTTGGCACGTAAGCGCGAGGCACTATCCGCATTCCGTTCGCGTCTACGTGATCAGCCCCCTTCACCGGTGACGTTGCGTGCCGCAGTGACTGTCGCTGCCGGTACCGGCCTGCGTCCGGTGCGGGTGCGCGATCATACGGTGATCAGTGACTCAGGGCCGGCCCTCGGTGGGTACGATCTGGGGCCAAATGCGCCAGAGTTGCTGTTAGCGGCAATGGCCAGTTGTATCGCTCATTCGGCGCTGGCAATTGCCGCCGACCGTGAACTGGCGATTGACGATCTTCAGGTAGAAGTCAGTGGTCAGATAGACTATCGTGGTGCGCTGTCCGTCAGTGCCGATGCTCCGGTAGCCCCAACCGGCCTGCATTATACCCTCAAGTATCGAGGCGAAGTCACTGATGCCGAGATGACAGCACTGCAAGCCGATCTGGAACGTCTCTGTCCGGTGTTGCTGGCAGTTTTGCAACCGCAACCGTTATCCGGTCAGGTGCAGCGGCTTGAGGCATAG
- a CDS encoding homoserine dehydrogenase, which yields MTPIIQLGLGGVGRALVRQMLAVAPTIRRRYGIDLRYTALVDSRGALAGDPALTDDQIQTVLTAKAAGHHIDSLAHAITDRHWLELLPATMAIVVDVTAAGSHAAPLAAAISAGHRVVLANKRPLCESYELFAALTERGATRYEATVGAGLPVIGVLQSLIDSGDEVRAIEAALSGTLGFLMSELERGVGFADAVRTAHQLGYTEPDPRDDLSGADVARKALILARTCGMHLPPDAVIAEPLFPATLKEISVTEFLQRLEEAEHEVMNRLQVASANGKVLRYITRISPDNGVEVGLRELPTDHPLASLRGPDNMISFTTNRYADRPLVVRGPGAGVEVTAAGVLSDIIATAREL from the coding sequence ATGACACCGATTATTCAACTTGGTCTTGGTGGTGTTGGTCGGGCACTTGTCCGTCAGATGCTGGCTGTGGCACCGACCATTCGCCGACGCTATGGCATCGACTTGCGCTACACAGCCCTGGTGGACAGCCGTGGCGCACTGGCCGGCGATCCGGCACTCACCGATGATCAGATTCAGACTGTGCTTACCGCCAAAGCGGCGGGTCATCATATTGATAGTCTTGCCCACGCTATTACTGATCGACACTGGCTGGAACTCTTACCGGCAACGATGGCTATCGTGGTTGACGTCACGGCGGCGGGGAGTCACGCGGCACCGCTTGCTGCTGCTATCTCTGCCGGACACCGGGTGGTGCTGGCCAACAAACGACCGTTGTGTGAGAGTTATGAACTCTTTGCCGCGCTGACTGAACGTGGCGCGACCCGCTACGAAGCAACCGTCGGCGCAGGCTTACCGGTGATTGGTGTGCTGCAAAGCCTGATCGATAGCGGCGACGAGGTACGCGCCATTGAAGCGGCCTTGAGTGGAACCCTCGGCTTTCTCATGAGTGAGCTTGAACGTGGGGTTGGCTTCGCCGATGCAGTACGCACGGCCCACCAGCTCGGTTACACCGAACCCGATCCTCGCGACGATCTGAGCGGTGCGGATGTCGCCCGTAAAGCGCTCATTCTGGCCCGTACCTGTGGCATGCATCTGCCGCCTGATGCTGTAATCGCCGAGCCACTCTTCCCGGCGACCCTGAAAGAGATCAGCGTCACCGAATTTCTCCAACGGCTTGAGGAAGCAGAACACGAGGTGATGAACCGTTTGCAGGTGGCCAGTGCTAACGGGAAGGTGTTGCGCTACATCACCCGCATCAGTCCTGACAATGGGGTCGAGGTTGGCCTGCGCGAATTGCCCACCGATCATCCGCTCGCCAGTCTGCGCGGCCCAGATAATATGATCAGTTTCACGACGAATCGCTACGCTGATCGCCCGCTTGTCGTCCGTGGCCCCGGCGCCGGCGTAGAAGTGACCGCAGCCGGTGTGTTGAGCGATATTATTGCCACCGCACGAGAGTTATGA
- a CDS encoding cyclase family protein, with protein MCPPRFIESIQSPEISRRNLLKFGLGAAVAAVAAPLTAEAATATRASFRNVADLTHLLGTQFPLFPGAAPFQITPVVFHERDGYYGSILNYWEHSGTHMDAPVHFAPNGLFVDQIPVSSLVVPAVVINISERAARDPDTVVTPDDIRAWERRYGRIPNNAAVLMASGWGARAHSVELFRNTDSSGVMHFPGFGKDAIDFLLTERSISGIGVDTLSLDHGPSTTFAVHYTLLPTNRWGLENLANLESIPPSGATLVVGAPKIAAGSGGPSRVFALW; from the coding sequence ATGTGTCCACCACGCTTTATCGAGTCGATTCAATCCCCTGAAATCAGTCGGCGCAATTTGCTCAAATTTGGTTTGGGAGCAGCGGTTGCTGCCGTTGCCGCACCGTTAACGGCGGAAGCGGCGACGGCTACGCGGGCCAGTTTCCGAAATGTGGCTGATTTAACTCATTTGTTGGGCACGCAATTTCCGCTTTTCCCCGGTGCGGCACCATTTCAGATTACTCCGGTGGTTTTTCACGAGCGCGATGGCTACTATGGCAGCATTCTGAATTACTGGGAGCATTCCGGTACACACATGGATGCGCCGGTGCATTTTGCTCCCAATGGTTTGTTTGTTGATCAGATTCCGGTCAGTTCGCTGGTGGTGCCGGCAGTGGTGATTAACATTAGCGAGCGGGCAGCCCGCGATCCCGATACGGTCGTTACCCCAGACGATATTCGGGCGTGGGAGCGGCGTTACGGCCGGATACCCAATAATGCCGCCGTGTTGATGGCAAGCGGTTGGGGGGCACGTGCCCATTCGGTTGAACTCTTCCGCAATACCGACTCGAGTGGGGTGATGCACTTCCCCGGTTTCGGGAAGGATGCGATTGATTTTCTACTCACCGAGCGGAGTATCAGCGGTATCGGGGTTGATACCTTGAGTCTCGATCACGGCCCCTCGACGACCTTTGCCGTGCATTATACGTTGTTACCGACGAACCGCTGGGGTTTGGAGAATCTGGCGAATCTGGAGTCGATCCCACCAAGCGGCGCAACGCTGGTGGTTGGGGCACCGAAAATCGCTGCCGGCTCCGGTGGACCGAGCCGGGTGTTCGCGCTGTGGTAA
- a CDS encoding NAD(P)-dependent oxidoreductase, whose amino-acid sequence MSERIGFIGLGIMGRGMAANILRAGFPLTVWNRTPGRADELVAAGAQLATSPADLAARSDIVISCVSDTPDVEAVLFGPQGVIEGARAGMLVIDMSTISPQGAQQFAARLHDHGIGFLDAPVSGGSEGAARGTLSIMVGGPAPLVERAMPVFQAMGKTITHVGDHGAGQTVKLVNQILVVGTMLAISEALVFAQASGVDLEKTLAAVSGGAAGSWMLSNRGPQVIRRDWRPGFTIDLQQKDLRLVLAAADAVGAPMLTTSTVFHLYRTLQQAGLGHEGNHALIKAIERLAGIEVGQRSE is encoded by the coding sequence ATGAGTGAACGAATTGGCTTCATTGGGCTGGGGATCATGGGGCGTGGCATGGCGGCCAACATTCTGCGAGCCGGGTTCCCGTTGACGGTGTGGAACCGCACGCCGGGGCGGGCCGATGAACTGGTTGCTGCCGGCGCTCAGTTAGCAACCTCACCGGCCGATCTGGCTGCCCGCAGTGATATTGTGATCAGTTGTGTGAGTGATACCCCCGATGTAGAAGCCGTTCTGTTTGGACCGCAAGGGGTGATCGAAGGTGCACGGGCCGGAATGTTGGTCATTGATATGAGTACCATCAGCCCGCAAGGCGCACAGCAGTTTGCCGCTCGCCTGCACGATCACGGGATTGGCTTTCTCGATGCGCCGGTGAGCGGTGGCAGTGAAGGAGCCGCACGCGGAACGCTCAGCATTATGGTTGGTGGACCGGCCCCGCTGGTGGAACGGGCGATGCCGGTCTTTCAGGCGATGGGCAAAACGATCACACACGTCGGCGATCACGGTGCCGGCCAGACGGTCAAGCTGGTGAATCAAATTCTGGTGGTGGGGACGATGCTGGCTATCAGCGAAGCACTGGTCTTCGCCCAGGCCAGCGGCGTCGATTTAGAGAAGACGCTGGCAGCGGTGAGTGGTGGTGCCGCCGGAAGCTGGATGCTCTCGAACCGTGGGCCGCAGGTCATTCGCCGCGACTGGCGGCCCGGCTTTACCATCGACCTCCAGCAAAAAGATTTACGATTGGTGCTGGCCGCTGCCGATGCGGTCGGCGCGCCAATGCTGACCACTTCGACCGTGTTTCATCTCTACCGCACCCTGCAACAGGCCGGATTAGGTCACGAGGGGAATCATGCCCTGATCAAAGCGATAGAGCGCCTGGCAGGGATTGAGGTGGGGCAGCGGAGTGAGTGA
- a CDS encoding CaiB/BaiF CoA transferase family protein: protein MPTALADLLILDFSRVLAGPYATMVLADMGARVIKIEQPGTGDETRQWGPPFADNGLSAYFIAVNRNKQSITLNLKHPTGQAIARELARRADVLIENFLPGTMARMGLGYNDLRPLNPRLIYCSITGYGQYGPDADRPGYDTVIQAEGGLMSITGEPDGPPMKTGVAVADITTGLYAATSILAALHYRTHSGEGQYIDLSLFDVQLSWLANVASAYLVSGKPPRRYGNAHSTIVPYQPFAAADGYVMVAVGNDQQFTRFCQALNHPEWATDERFATNPARVTNREQIITAIAEVMAGESVAFWIERLRAAQVPCGPVNDIPTALNSRQAQARGMVRSIDGIRMVGPAPVFSATPATIRSAPPALGADTAAVLAELGYSADQIRHFYDQGIV from the coding sequence ATGCCAACTGCACTTGCTGATCTCCTGATTCTTGATTTCAGTCGGGTTCTGGCCGGCCCATATGCGACAATGGTTCTCGCCGATATGGGCGCACGGGTGATCAAGATTGAACAACCGGGTACCGGTGATGAAACCCGCCAGTGGGGACCACCCTTCGCCGATAATGGCCTGAGTGCCTATTTCATTGCCGTCAACCGCAACAAACAGAGCATCACCCTCAATCTCAAGCATCCTACCGGCCAGGCGATTGCCCGTGAACTCGCCCGACGTGCCGACGTGCTGATTGAGAATTTTTTGCCTGGAACAATGGCCCGGATGGGATTGGGATACAACGATCTACGTCCGCTCAATCCGCGACTCATTTACTGTAGCATTACCGGCTACGGTCAGTACGGTCCTGATGCCGACCGTCCTGGTTACGACACGGTGATTCAGGCCGAAGGCGGGTTGATGAGTATCACCGGTGAACCGGATGGCCCGCCAATGAAGACCGGCGTTGCCGTTGCGGACATTACTACCGGCCTGTACGCCGCAACCAGCATTCTGGCGGCATTGCACTACCGCACCCACAGCGGAGAAGGGCAGTATATCGATCTGTCCCTCTTTGATGTGCAACTCAGTTGGCTGGCAAACGTGGCATCAGCCTACCTGGTTTCCGGCAAGCCACCACGTCGCTACGGCAATGCCCACTCCACCATTGTTCCCTATCAACCGTTTGCGGCTGCTGATGGGTATGTTATGGTGGCGGTGGGGAACGATCAGCAATTCACCCGTTTCTGTCAGGCGCTTAACCACCCCGAATGGGCCACCGATGAGCGTTTCGCAACCAACCCGGCCAGAGTAACGAACCGCGAACAGATCATTACGGCGATTGCTGAGGTCATGGCCGGCGAGTCGGTGGCCTTCTGGATCGAGCGATTGCGAGCGGCTCAGGTGCCGTGTGGCCCGGTCAACGACATTCCAACGGCTCTGAACAGCCGACAGGCGCAGGCCAGAGGCATGGTTCGCAGTATTGACGGTATCCGGATGGTTGGTCCGGCGCCGGTATTCAGTGCCACTCCTGCAACCATCCGCTCTGCCCCGCCCGCGCTCGGTGCAGATACCGCAGCGGTATTGGCAGAGTTGGGCTATTCGGCCGATCAGATTCGTCACTTCTACGATCAGGGGATTGTGTAG
- a CDS encoding leucyl aminopeptidase, with protein sequence MQCEVQTGDLLGVTADLAVLLYAEDETLPSAVAALCEPEDTTGRWQSQTLIYPRGALPARRLLLIGMGKRSAITADTVRQAAALAVRYAQDAKVATFHIGYNGNLPLTPAVFGQAFAEGSVLGAYRYTRYKSDAKEQPTQKAVLQAATDADAAAAGVRRGQIIAQATAFARDLANGPGNDVTPAFLGQTALALGERYGLKTMVLDKAQLIEQGFGGILAVGQGSANEPRFIVMEYGSPDQGPPICLVGKGITFDTGGISIKPAEKMDDMKMDMSGAAAVFGAMQAVAELQLPLYVVGIVCAAENMPSATAYRPGDIIRTLSGKTVEVLNTDAEGRIVLADGLFYAQRYQPAAIVDLATLTGAIMIALGPHAIGMMGNNQELANRLIAAGEATAERVWQLPLWDEYRDAMKSEIADLKNTGGRYGGAITAAGFLAAFVGDYPWAHLDIAGTAWVEKPNRTYQSRGATGVGVRLLVELLQGYVGQQS encoded by the coding sequence ATGCAGTGCGAAGTACAGACCGGTGATCTGTTGGGGGTTACAGCGGATCTGGCGGTGTTGCTCTACGCTGAGGATGAGACTCTACCATCAGCGGTTGCAGCGCTATGTGAGCCTGAAGATACCACCGGACGCTGGCAGAGTCAGACACTTATCTATCCGCGAGGAGCATTGCCGGCCCGTCGGTTGTTGTTGATCGGGATGGGGAAGCGTTCGGCCATTACGGCTGACACAGTCCGTCAGGCGGCGGCGCTGGCTGTTCGCTATGCCCAGGATGCGAAGGTGGCAACATTCCATATCGGCTACAACGGCAATCTACCACTGACACCGGCGGTGTTCGGGCAGGCATTTGCCGAGGGAAGTGTTCTGGGTGCGTATCGTTACACCCGCTACAAGAGTGACGCCAAAGAGCAACCGACGCAGAAAGCCGTTTTGCAGGCCGCTACTGACGCTGATGCAGCGGCAGCCGGAGTACGCCGTGGTCAGATCATCGCTCAGGCCACAGCGTTTGCCCGCGATCTGGCCAATGGCCCCGGTAATGATGTCACTCCAGCGTTCCTTGGTCAAACCGCTCTTGCCTTGGGCGAGCGGTACGGCTTGAAGACAATGGTGCTCGATAAGGCGCAGTTGATCGAACAGGGCTTCGGTGGCATCCTCGCCGTCGGTCAGGGTTCGGCCAATGAACCGCGCTTTATTGTGATGGAGTATGGCTCACCCGATCAAGGGCCACCGATCTGCCTGGTCGGTAAAGGCATTACCTTCGACACCGGTGGGATCAGTATCAAACCGGCAGAGAAGATGGACGACATGAAGATGGATATGAGCGGTGCGGCTGCGGTGTTCGGCGCGATGCAGGCCGTCGCCGAATTGCAACTGCCGCTCTATGTCGTCGGTATTGTTTGTGCTGCCGAGAATATGCCGAGCGCGACGGCGTATCGCCCCGGCGACATTATCCGTACCCTCAGCGGTAAGACGGTTGAAGTGCTGAATACGGATGCTGAAGGGCGGATCGTGCTGGCCGATGGTCTCTTCTACGCGCAGCGCTACCAACCCGCTGCGATTGTCGATCTGGCGACGCTCACCGGTGCGATTATGATCGCCCTTGGCCCCCACGCGATTGGGATGATGGGGAACAATCAAGAGCTGGCCAATCGGCTGATTGCTGCCGGTGAAGCAACCGCCGAGCGCGTCTGGCAGTTGCCGCTTTGGGACGAGTATCGCGATGCGATGAAGAGCGAGATCGCCGATCTCAAGAATACCGGTGGCCGCTATGGTGGTGCGATTACCGCAGCCGGTTTTCTGGCCGCGTTTGTCGGTGATTATCCGTGGGCGCACCTCGATATTGCCGGTACTGCCTGGGTAGAAAAGCCGAACCGAACCTATCAGTCACGGGGGGCAACCGGGGTTGGTGTCCGGCTGTTGGTTGAGCTACTGCAAGGGTACGTGGGTCAGCAGTCATAA
- a CDS encoding N-acetyltransferase, with the protein MTSPLYAPPVSLPVLHIRPDAAVTIRRARVGDVPRLYEIINYYAARGDMLPKTLDQLYNRVRNFNVAEADGEVIGCAALHITWADLAEVVSVAVHPSFQGRGIGRRLIEPLFTEALELGIPTLFTLTLQVGFFSSLGFREIPKLRLPHKIWQDCATCFKQDRCDEVAMIRQLP; encoded by the coding sequence ATGACCAGTCCACTCTACGCACCGCCGGTAAGCCTGCCGGTCCTTCACATTCGCCCTGACGCTGCCGTCACAATTCGCCGGGCACGGGTCGGTGATGTGCCACGGCTCTACGAGATTATCAACTACTACGCCGCCCGTGGCGATATGCTGCCCAAAACCCTCGATCAACTCTACAATCGGGTACGGAACTTCAATGTTGCCGAAGCCGATGGTGAGGTGATCGGTTGTGCAGCGCTGCATATCACCTGGGCCGATCTGGCCGAAGTGGTAAGCGTTGCCGTCCATCCGTCGTTTCAGGGCCGTGGCATTGGGCGCCGTCTGATCGAGCCGCTCTTCACCGAAGCATTGGAACTTGGCATTCCAACGCTCTTCACGCTGACATTGCAGGTAGGGTTCTTTAGCTCATTGGGATTTCGCGAGATTCCAAAATTACGCCTCCCGCATAAAATCTGGCAAGATTGCGCCACCTGCTTCAAGCAGGATCGCTGTGATGAAGTGGCAATGATCCGGCAATTACCGTAG